One stretch of Tenacibaculum sp. MAR_2010_89 DNA includes these proteins:
- a CDS encoding FAD-binding oxidoreductase has translation MENDIYAIDKNQEVIEKFKNAFDDCPLKPNFWSPSEEDSYNQLRKVFNRRFDFMPTLIIQPYNTEHVAIATKYATDNNIQITVKSGGHDHEGECVATGKVLIDFALMNKTDVSLKNYPQDKVEVRQISIQPGAKFKNIKEVLDKEHLGIPHGTCQSVAIAGYTMGGGWGPWTRKYGMGCERLMGATIVLGNGTVKYLGTSAFYNKEKVNDFNTEGMCSRLLWAIRGGGGLSYGIVTEFFFEPFELPEIASSFHISYDMLAVFKKIKATAVIEAWESITSPGKNNQLIGTNLKVVAKQVSYKNEVSKDAVLDWTLNGHFGGTRKELKIMMIEWGGYLVELIEKDPDFTKEEKLEMTMSVIDGLKVKFDELTNEAHISTFIKGVTNGYPYTFESWDRYSVSAKENGLSLETDCPAPHKITSRMPTTDWNKKSREQLVCSLQSTLLQGIEKTNISSYITLGAIQGNFYKTSIAKSRSALKCAFPYQDRAFTIQYQTWWDMPTQSKTDCKCKMDSYTLDKVIPTRFYSNRALDWMEECRDYKINETDGSFISFKDASVPTKNYFVDNYEKLMTIKLDYSEDKKCLFKSRKTIL, from the coding sequence ATGGAAAACGATATATATGCAATAGATAAGAATCAAGAAGTCATAGAAAAATTTAAAAATGCTTTTGATGATTGTCCTTTAAAACCTAATTTTTGGAGCCCTTCAGAAGAGGACTCTTATAATCAATTAAGAAAAGTTTTTAATCGAAGGTTTGATTTTATGCCTACCTTAATTATTCAACCTTATAATACAGAGCATGTAGCTATTGCTACAAAGTATGCTACGGATAATAATATACAAATTACAGTAAAATCTGGAGGGCATGATCATGAAGGTGAATGTGTAGCTACAGGAAAAGTATTAATTGATTTTGCTTTAATGAATAAAACAGATGTGTCTTTAAAAAATTACCCTCAAGATAAAGTTGAGGTGAGGCAAATAAGTATTCAACCAGGAGCAAAATTTAAAAATATAAAGGAAGTTTTAGATAAAGAACATTTAGGAATTCCACACGGAACATGTCAAAGTGTAGCCATCGCAGGGTATACGATGGGTGGTGGTTGGGGGCCTTGGACTCGTAAATATGGAATGGGATGTGAACGATTAATGGGAGCAACCATTGTTTTGGGTAATGGTACTGTGAAATATTTAGGAACGAGCGCTTTTTATAATAAAGAAAAAGTTAACGACTTTAATACAGAAGGAATGTGTAGTAGATTGTTGTGGGCAATTCGTGGAGGAGGCGGATTAAGCTATGGAATTGTAACAGAGTTTTTCTTTGAGCCTTTTGAACTACCTGAAATAGCTTCTAGTTTTCATATTTCTTATGATATGTTAGCTGTATTCAAAAAAATAAAAGCAACAGCAGTTATTGAAGCATGGGAAAGTATTACTTCACCAGGAAAAAATAACCAACTTATAGGAACGAACTTAAAAGTTGTTGCAAAACAGGTTTCATATAAAAATGAGGTATCTAAAGATGCAGTTTTGGATTGGACGCTAAATGGACATTTTGGAGGTACTCGTAAAGAGCTGAAAATTATGATGATTGAATGGGGAGGGTATTTAGTTGAATTAATAGAAAAGGACCCTGATTTTACTAAAGAAGAAAAATTAGAAATGACTATGTCTGTTATTGATGGGTTAAAGGTTAAATTTGATGAATTAACTAATGAAGCACATATTTCAACTTTTATTAAAGGAGTTACTAATGGATATCCTTATACTTTTGAATCATGGGATAGATATTCTGTTAGTGCAAAAGAAAATGGTTTGAGTTTAGAAACCGATTGCCCTGCTCCACATAAAATAACTTCAAGAATGCCTACTACTGACTGGAATAAAAAGAGTAGAGAACAGTTAGTTTGCTCTTTGCAGTCAACATTATTACAGGGAATAGAGAAAACAAATATTTCATCATATATTACTTTGGGTGCTATTCAGGGAAATTTTTATAAAACTAGTATAGCAAAAAGTCGATCTGCTTTAAAGTGTGCTTTTCCATATCAAGATAGAGCTTTTACGATTCAGTATCAAACATGGTGGGACATGCCTACACAAAGTAAAACCGATTGTAAATGTAAAATGGACTCCTATACTTTAGACAAAGTAATCCCAACACGATTCTATTCAAACAGAGCTTTAGATTGGATGGAAGAATGTCGTGATTATAAAATAAACGAAACTGATGGTTCTTTTATTAGTTTTAAAGACGCTTCAGTTCCAACTAAAAATTATTTTGTAGATAATTATGAAAAGTTAATGACTATAAAATTAGATTATAGTGAAGATAAAAAGTGCCTTTTTAAATCAAGAAAAACAATTTTATAA
- the lodB gene encoding lysine-epsilon-oxidase maturase LodB yields the protein MSNAIKHTDVLIVGGGPSGASAALSLLNYSKCDVTLIEQSDFNKTRVGEHVSASIFDLINYLKLNKSDFEENSFIPAYASKSYWGSDKVSTTNAIFTTDEATFQLDREKFDFKLIETAAERGATIYPRTKCLDYEQLEDKSWRVFLSHPTEGKFTIKANYLVDASGRSANVCRKVGGSSKKDDSLMGVGLFLELNNVSKKFEQTLESVDLGWWYAACLPDNKMVITFFSDADIISEKKLHQLDVWESLLQETNHIKHLLNNTEALSNKLWVRNAHTQISDVRNLENFIAIGDAAVSFDPISSMGIGFSISSACFAAKYIAHKIEEGSSSIDIYQEDILKNYKQYHDIKKRYYQEEKRWPRAVFWQRRN from the coding sequence ATGTCAAATGCTATAAAACATACCGATGTGCTTATTGTTGGTGGAGGTCCAAGTGGAGCCTCTGCCGCATTAAGTTTATTAAACTATTCTAAATGCGATGTTACCCTTATTGAGCAATCCGATTTTAATAAAACAAGAGTAGGTGAACATGTTTCTGCAAGTATTTTTGATTTAATAAACTATTTAAAATTAAATAAAAGTGATTTCGAGGAAAATAGTTTTATACCAGCATATGCTAGTAAATCTTATTGGGGAAGCGACAAGGTAAGCACTACGAATGCTATTTTTACTACTGATGAGGCTACTTTTCAATTAGATAGAGAAAAGTTTGATTTTAAATTAATAGAAACAGCTGCGGAAAGAGGAGCTACTATTTACCCCAGAACTAAGTGTTTAGATTATGAACAGTTAGAAGATAAAAGCTGGCGGGTATTTCTTAGTCATCCTACGGAAGGGAAATTTACAATCAAAGCTAATTATTTGGTAGATGCTTCAGGTAGGTCAGCTAATGTGTGTAGAAAAGTAGGAGGAAGTTCGAAAAAAGACGATTCACTTATGGGAGTAGGATTGTTTTTGGAATTGAATAATGTCTCTAAAAAGTTTGAACAAACATTAGAATCAGTAGACTTAGGTTGGTGGTATGCTGCTTGTTTGCCAGATAATAAAATGGTAATTACTTTTTTTTCTGATGCTGATATTATTTCTGAAAAAAAATTACATCAGCTTGACGTTTGGGAAAGTTTGTTACAAGAAACGAATCACATAAAGCATCTTCTCAATAATACTGAGGCTCTTTCAAATAAATTATGGGTCAGAAATGCTCATACGCAAATAAGCGATGTAAGAAATTTAGAAAATTTTATAGCGATTGGAGATGCAGCTGTTTCATTTGACCCAATTTCTTCAATGGGAATAGGTTTTTCTATTAGTTCAGCTTGTTTTGCTGCGAAATACATTGCTCATAAAATAGAAGAAGGTTCTTCATCAATTGACATATATCAAGAAGATATTTTAAAGAATTATAAACAGTATCATGATATAAAAAAAAGATACTACCAAGAAGAAAAACGATGGCCAAGGGCTGTTTTTTGGCAACGTAGAAATTAA
- the lodA gene encoding CTQ-dependent lysine 6-oxidase LodA, which yields MELKISPSVGVARLGNSRKQFCLSPDEIGGLPYEADASGNKLGPIKNFKDDESQVRRQGQLFKVFDADGKELTANSSNVSLMEWTVHLANKKAAWYQYSELEGNLLYGEENSYKNRGVEFRNPSLKTEKERQTLIIDPGPRSVSGPNQEIGFDKSNVPPGYPSQYPPEEVTSGTAIKTLGDLKTDDDGRLIVLGGYGNAGGNEPLTSYGGSNTWHDDIADGPVYCSIIFNDGTPPATLEAWVIVGSPDFAPEIVNISNLSDSMFDVGVRSFNLVPGMCQHGIFNASYKVNYQRDILPIIKRFASYQWVANVQSMIAFSSNVFDFSDPSEENKANRENYFSYFRRPNDKLNSVPNEPQSQLFKTNGDDSFPMMPLNSGSNSVSNETIVKFLSLNDTQYFMLKQWANGNFENNPNYEPFPISKEDQASVGNCVGLPMCPGIEVTWSVQNSKIYAAPFVISNQKGIGGYNTIGLTPSRDECEGGGCEPGDLTKRMACPWQADFFQCTVQPVNFTNPNFNKDTRVTTTEEKTENVWVGSNTVFKDDQTIEKDPVKEPLPPTYYSYWWPPQSPWDVLTGETTLEGQMHSHLPAGQQMNYARGINSFVQMVEHWSSMAFIRNTNSQDKGFPYFTETERTNELFSFVEYGVGQVSGNGDDNETTIPVFYIEDDLKRIGEKNERAKKLVSFLEKRAFKKISVSKNGLGTPRSGTRMRR from the coding sequence ATGGAACTAAAAATTAGCCCTTCCGTAGGGGTTGCTCGATTAGGGAATAGTAGGAAGCAGTTTTGCCTTTCTCCTGATGAAATTGGTGGTCTTCCTTATGAAGCAGATGCATCTGGTAATAAATTAGGACCCATTAAAAATTTTAAAGATGACGAAAGTCAAGTAAGAAGGCAAGGGCAACTTTTTAAGGTGTTTGATGCTGATGGTAAAGAATTAACTGCTAACTCATCAAATGTTTCTTTAATGGAATGGACTGTGCATTTAGCAAATAAAAAAGCTGCTTGGTATCAGTACAGCGAATTAGAAGGAAACCTTCTTTATGGAGAAGAGAATAGTTATAAAAACCGAGGGGTAGAATTTAGAAACCCATCATTAAAAACAGAAAAAGAAAGGCAAACATTAATTATTGATCCAGGACCAAGAAGTGTGAGTGGACCTAATCAAGAGATTGGTTTCGATAAGAGCAATGTGCCTCCAGGGTATCCGTCTCAGTATCCACCTGAAGAAGTTACTTCTGGTACAGCAATTAAAACATTAGGTGATCTTAAAACTGATGATGACGGAAGATTAATTGTTTTAGGAGGGTATGGAAATGCAGGAGGAAATGAGCCTCTTACTAGTTATGGAGGGTCAAATACTTGGCATGATGATATTGCTGATGGTCCGGTTTATTGTAGCATTATTTTTAATGACGGTACACCACCTGCTACTCTAGAAGCATGGGTAATTGTTGGTTCTCCAGATTTTGCTCCAGAAATTGTAAATATTTCTAATTTGAGTGATAGTATGTTTGATGTTGGAGTACGTAGTTTTAATCTTGTGCCAGGTATGTGTCAACATGGTATATTTAATGCCTCGTATAAAGTGAATTATCAGAGAGATATTTTACCAATTATCAAACGATTTGCTAGCTATCAATGGGTAGCTAATGTACAATCAATGATTGCTTTTTCTTCAAATGTATTTGATTTTTCTGATCCTAGCGAAGAGAATAAGGCTAATAGAGAGAATTATTTTTCTTATTTCAGACGTCCAAATGATAAATTGAATTCAGTTCCTAATGAACCACAATCTCAGTTATTTAAAACTAATGGAGATGATTCTTTTCCAATGATGCCTTTAAATTCGGGAAGTAACTCGGTGAGTAATGAAACTATTGTGAAGTTTTTATCATTAAATGATACACAATATTTTATGCTTAAACAATGGGCAAATGGTAATTTTGAGAACAATCCAAATTATGAACCTTTTCCTATTAGTAAAGAAGATCAAGCAAGTGTAGGAAACTGTGTTGGTTTACCAATGTGTCCAGGTATTGAGGTAACTTGGAGTGTGCAAAATTCAAAAATATATGCAGCTCCTTTTGTAATTTCAAATCAAAAAGGTATTGGAGGATATAATACTATAGGTTTAACACCATCAAGAGATGAATGTGAAGGAGGCGGTTGTGAGCCAGGCGATTTAACAAAAAGAATGGCATGTCCTTGGCAAGCAGATTTTTTCCAATGTACTGTGCAGCCTGTTAATTTTACAAACCCAAATTTTAATAAAGATACAAGAGTAACAACTACAGAAGAAAAGACTGAAAATGTTTGGGTAGGTTCTAATACTGTTTTTAAAGACGATCAAACTATAGAAAAAGATCCAGTTAAAGAACCATTGCCACCTACTTATTATTCATATTGGTGGCCACCACAGAGTCCATGGGATGTATTAACTGGTGAAACAACATTAGAAGGTCAAATGCACTCTCATTTACCAGCTGGACAGCAAATGAATTATGCTCGTGGAATTAATAGTTTTGTTCAAATGGTTGAGCATTGGTCTTCCATGGCTTTTATTAGAAACACAAACTCTCAAGATAAAGGATTTCCTTATTTCACAGAAACAGAACGCACAAATGAATTATTTTCATTTGTAGAATATGGAGTAGGACAAGTAAGTGGTAATGGAGACGATAATGAAACTACAATTCCAGTATTTTATATAGAAGATGATTTAAAGCGTATTGGAGAAAAAAATGAAAGAGCAAAAAAATTAGTCTCTTTCCTTGAAAAACGTGCTTTTAAGAAAATAAGTGTAAGTAAAAATGGACTAGGCACGCCTCGTTCAGGAACAAGAATGAGACGCTAA
- a CDS encoding IPT/TIG domain-containing protein produces the protein MKITTYKYLLLIIVVLLVTVNLKAQTITSLSPTSGSLGGNTVVSIKGTGFIKDNIVGVYFKKHGAVKEYNVVSETLITFKTTAISSPSIDKVYIEFKKDAKKVYSSIVYEYKLPEISTVSPNSTSVKGKKKITIKGKYFSGTTYVKFGSAGNVPLSVTDTIVTVANPPHVSKEIGVQVEVQSNFSRITEASKFTYKSDKPDSTYVISLDNLTGLDKKYKIYVLGYSTSSQKMLTLNGATSQGTFKKMPSDSGYVKSYELVKELKTIKVSNKNPLVGARIYFFIKDTTVTYKDNSTKTSNNNLGFKYKKFGASVFQVNNPPQNAFPQYNYIEATFKKDKGLFIDISTVDGFFFPLSIIAEDKSGNELDRIGQPHNITAKNITAAYKPFMKKLIKAGEPTAAYYTPLSYSVNKDLTALLNPGLYLEKETSMLETVFDEALNKLFTDTSLKMNIWQNGTNKFSANYTVTPVSAITFPGTTNKHGALKFTASGAETLYAFNPVGFSVVSYQQGNKRAPIMGSINKRNELIFKTPLPLNTGLKVGMYVSPGGGSSDGITRITKINKSKKGIVSVTLNTSNSYSASFQYKFAKAPTQYYYSSGQMTFAGIGLFADGSFRYPGKSNKAINNQTVINGLENQISTALNRGIAIVDYKTAKTAGYTTTNWGKETSWYPKNQPQNYFSYFLHTTKVGGTNIFTLPIVNKTKSSRGDYMGRAYGFAYDENPIGGKGGAQVPSEFPGSFPKGTTQLKLILGSWK, from the coding sequence ATGAAAATAACAACCTACAAATACCTACTATTAATAATTGTTGTATTATTAGTAACGGTCAATTTAAAAGCGCAAACAATAACTTCATTGAGCCCTACTTCAGGGTCTTTAGGAGGGAATACAGTTGTATCAATTAAAGGAACAGGATTTATTAAAGATAATATTGTTGGTGTTTATTTTAAAAAACATGGAGCAGTAAAAGAATATAATGTTGTTTCTGAAACTCTTATCACATTCAAAACAACAGCTATTAGTTCACCTTCTATTGATAAAGTATACATTGAATTTAAAAAGGACGCAAAAAAAGTATATAGCTCTATAGTTTATGAATACAAACTACCAGAGATAAGCACCGTAAGTCCAAATTCAACTTCTGTAAAAGGAAAGAAAAAAATAACTATTAAAGGGAAGTACTTTTCTGGTACAACGTATGTGAAATTTGGATCTGCAGGAAATGTACCTTTATCAGTTACAGATACAATAGTTACAGTTGCGAACCCTCCTCATGTATCTAAAGAAATAGGTGTTCAGGTTGAGGTGCAATCAAACTTTTCAAGAATAACTGAAGCTTCTAAATTTACTTATAAAAGTGATAAACCTGACAGTACTTATGTTATTTCTTTAGATAATTTAACAGGCTTAGATAAAAAATATAAAATATATGTTTTAGGGTATAGTACAAGTTCACAAAAAATGTTAACTCTAAATGGGGCAACTTCACAAGGAACTTTTAAAAAAATGCCTTCTGATAGTGGTTATGTAAAATCTTATGAATTAGTAAAAGAGCTAAAAACTATTAAAGTATCTAATAAAAATCCTTTAGTTGGGGCAAGAATTTATTTTTTTATTAAAGACACTACTGTCACTTATAAAGATAATTCAACAAAAACAAGTAATAATAATTTAGGGTTTAAATACAAGAAATTTGGGGCAAGTGTTTTTCAAGTAAATAATCCACCACAAAATGCTTTCCCACAGTATAATTATATTGAAGCCACCTTTAAGAAAGACAAAGGATTGTTTATTGATATTTCTACAGTTGATGGATTTTTCTTTCCATTATCTATTATTGCTGAAGATAAAAGTGGAAATGAACTTGATAGAATAGGGCAGCCTCATAATATTACAGCTAAAAATATTACAGCAGCTTACAAACCATTTATGAAAAAACTAATAAAGGCAGGTGAGCCAACAGCAGCTTATTATACCCCTCTTAGTTATTCCGTTAATAAGGATTTAACAGCCTTATTAAATCCAGGATTATACTTAGAAAAAGAAACAAGTATGTTAGAAACAGTATTTGATGAAGCTTTAAATAAATTGTTTACAGATACTAGTTTAAAAATGAATATATGGCAAAATGGAACAAATAAATTTTCTGCAAACTATACAGTAACACCTGTATCAGCGATAACTTTTCCTGGAACAACAAATAAACACGGTGCTTTAAAATTTACAGCTAGTGGTGCAGAAACATTATATGCATTTAATCCTGTAGGTTTTTCGGTAGTTTCTTATCAACAAGGAAATAAAAGAGCTCCAATTATGGGAAGTATAAATAAGAGAAACGAATTAATTTTTAAAACGCCCTTACCGTTAAATACAGGATTAAAAGTAGGTATGTATGTAAGTCCAGGAGGAGGTTCTTCAGATGGAATTACACGAATTACTAAAATTAATAAATCTAAAAAAGGAATTGTATCGGTTACATTAAACACTAGTAATTCATATAGTGCTTCTTTTCAGTATAAATTTGCGAAAGCACCAACACAATATTATTACTCTTCTGGTCAAATGACATTTGCAGGAATTGGTTTATTTGCAGATGGATCTTTTAGATATCCAGGTAAATCAAATAAAGCAATCAATAACCAGACTGTAATTAACGGGTTGGAAAATCAAATAAGTACTGCGTTAAATAGAGGAATTGCTATTGTAGATTATAAAACAGCAAAAACAGCTGGTTATACAACCACAAATTGGGGAAAAGAAACAAGTTGGTATCCTAAAAACCAACCTCAAAATTACTTCTCTTACTTTTTACACACAACTAAAGTAGGCGGCACTAATATATTTACTTTACCAATAGTAAATAAAACAAAATCATCAAGAGGGGATTATATGGGAAGAGCATATGGTTTCGCTTACGATGAAAACCCAATAGGAGGTAAAGGTGGAGCACAAGTTCCTTCAGAATTCCCAGGGTCATTTCCTAAAGGAACTACTCAATTAAAATTAATATTAGGTTCTTGGAAATAA
- a CDS encoding glycosyl hydrolase family 17 protein, whose product MSNSIFNTTVGVNFSNTFQSSGKQVSAATAASQIKATGVGAVKMFTYNQATCISAFAAQGLQVLVDVPNGDLELCANNDTTTINAIIKVLSDNSATIPMICVGNEPLGSWWNNAYSPYLVDALTNIKAAIKAKGLSTKVTVPFNYAIMGNSYPPSAGSFNNGLKSIILDVCAILKADDSVFMINVYPFITQNNQRTISLEYCLFTANNDPSVWVTDGNYTYKNIFDAMYDALYVALGNNNYGDLPIVIGEAGWPTGPIATYPSATNSNAQTFNQNLINHCKSGNGTPRKPGIKIPCFIFEMYDEDTKPIGAGTYEHHWGVYEYDTKNNDYKAKYTLNL is encoded by the coding sequence ATGAGTAATTCAATTTTTAATACTACGGTAGGGGTCAACTTTAGTAATACATTTCAAAGTTCAGGAAAACAAGTAAGTGCAGCTACGGCAGCTTCACAAATAAAAGCAACAGGAGTTGGAGCTGTTAAAATGTTTACCTACAATCAAGCAACTTGCATTAGCGCTTTTGCCGCACAAGGATTGCAAGTTTTAGTAGATGTACCTAACGGTGATTTAGAACTATGTGCAAATAATGATACAACTACTATAAATGCTATAATAAAGGTGTTATCAGACAACTCAGCTACAATTCCAATGATTTGTGTTGGAAATGAACCTTTAGGAAGTTGGTGGAATAATGCATATTCTCCATATTTGGTAGATGCATTAACAAATATTAAAGCGGCAATTAAAGCAAAAGGACTTTCTACTAAAGTAACGGTTCCTTTTAATTATGCCATTATGGGGAATTCGTATCCACCTTCAGCAGGATCATTTAATAATGGGCTTAAAAGCATCATATTAGATGTATGTGCTATTTTAAAAGCAGATGATTCAGTGTTTATGATAAATGTATATCCTTTTATCACTCAAAACAATCAAAGAACTATTTCTTTAGAGTATTGTCTTTTTACCGCTAATAATGATCCAAGTGTATGGGTTACAGATGGAAATTATACCTACAAAAATATTTTTGATGCAATGTATGATGCTTTGTATGTAGCTTTAGGTAATAACAATTATGGTGATTTACCAATTGTAATAGGAGAAGCAGGTTGGCCAACAGGACCAATAGCCACATATCCTTCTGCTACAAATTCTAATGCACAAACGTTTAATCAAAATTTAATTAATCATTGTAAAAGTGGTAATGGAACACCACGTAAACCAGGTATTAAAATTCCTTGTTTTATTTTCGAAATGTATGATGAAGATACTAAACCAATTGGAGCAGGTACTTATGAGCATCATTGGGGTGTTTATGAGTATGATACAAAGAATAATGATTACAAAGCAAAATATACTTTGAATTTGTAA
- a CDS encoding DUF4157 domain-containing protein: MGHQTHISKNKTDVSASEHIGQRKEATSKGQFLVDNRLSSLIQKKENNTGLPDNLKSGIENMSGYSMDDVNVHYNSAKPAQLNAHAYAQGTDIHLSSGQEKHLPHEAWHVVQQKQGRVQPTTSVGGAQINDNEGLETEADVMGRKALNTGINETSQLVKKESVNEAPIQMFNKGVAAFGGLAGFVLAGANPLLGLGLAMLGGAFGGNYGDNLFRDEEEGLPVIEEVPAHQEEDLPVIEEDLNERGINLENLLNTHTGRYINDLVDDDHPELDMNPQHLAIGTDNNFQDLVTPILRGERDAERVLPTFLTGDLYNQAEEFTPERNREFIGGFIDGILGEGEEGREDYRVSLNHNMARNWRGNETFDQFVQDNFAPRENREYDGTRQEIRDLLDAGFQPSQLGEDGRMELSLQVNEEEQDQIRETLRNRRERDEERRQEEYQRRQLGRRRQFGERRQFGGGRKNKEAKDSWRKKK; this comes from the coding sequence ATGGGACACCAAACTCATATTTCAAAAAACAAGACTGATGTATCAGCTAGTGAACATATTGGTCAAAGAAAAGAAGCTACTTCTAAAGGACAGTTTTTGGTAGATAATCGTTTAAGTTCTTTAATTCAAAAAAAAGAAAACAATACAGGTTTACCTGATAATTTAAAATCAGGAATAGAAAATATGTCAGGTTATTCAATGGATGATGTTAATGTACATTATAATTCGGCTAAACCAGCCCAATTAAATGCACATGCGTATGCACAAGGAACCGATATTCATTTAAGTTCTGGACAAGAGAAGCATTTACCTCATGAAGCATGGCATGTAGTACAACAAAAGCAGGGTAGAGTTCAGCCAACTACTTCTGTGGGAGGTGCGCAAATAAATGATAATGAAGGGTTAGAAACAGAAGCTGATGTAATGGGAAGGAAGGCTTTAAATACTGGAATAAACGAAACCAGTCAATTAGTCAAAAAAGAAAGTGTAAACGAAGCGCCTATTCAAATGTTTAATAAAGGAGTTGCAGCTTTTGGAGGATTAGCGGGTTTTGTTCTTGCAGGAGCAAACCCTCTATTAGGTTTAGGATTAGCAATGTTAGGAGGGGCTTTTGGAGGGAATTATGGGGATAATTTATTTAGAGACGAAGAAGAGGGTTTACCTGTAATTGAAGAAGTTCCTGCACATCAAGAAGAGGATTTACCTGTAATTGAAGAAGACTTGAATGAACGAGGTATAAATTTAGAGAACTTATTAAATACTCACACAGGACGTTATATTAATGATTTAGTAGATGATGATCATCCAGAGTTAGATATGAATCCACAGCATTTAGCTATAGGAACAGATAATAATTTTCAAGATTTGGTAACCCCAATTTTAAGAGGAGAAAGAGATGCAGAGAGAGTACTTCCTACTTTTTTAACAGGAGATCTATATAACCAAGCAGAAGAGTTTACACCAGAAAGAAATAGAGAGTTCATTGGAGGTTTTATAGATGGTATTCTAGGAGAAGGAGAAGAAGGAAGAGAAGATTATAGGGTGTCACTAAACCATAATATGGCAAGAAATTGGAGAGGAAATGAAACATTTGATCAATTTGTACAGGATAATTTTGCTCCAAGAGAAAATAGAGAATATGATGGAACAAGACAGGAAATTAGAGATTTATTGGATGCTGGGTTTCAGCCCTCACAATTAGGAGAAGATGGAAGAATGGAACTTAGTTTACAAGTTAATGAAGAGGAACAAGATCAAATACGAGAAACGTTAAGAAACAGAAGAGAAAGAGATGAAGAAAGAAGACAAGAAGAATATCAAAGAAGACAACTTGGAAGAAGAAGACAATTTGGAGAAAGAAGACAATTTGGAGGAGGTAGAAAAAATAAAGAAGCTAAGGATAGTTGGAGAAAAAAAAAGTAG
- a CDS encoding SET domain-containing protein-lysine N-methyltransferase — MQIEKNKLETVKTKLSTILQKKSSRSQGVCFNDNRSKKSIEKGFLAHKDVIQNKSFHENENRNKKSWFIDKSPIHGKGVMAGKSLNREEELGKVASLNKNGIDITSDFGSLINHQSDKKANASLEKEGNNFILKMNKSIDVGEEITTDYDNADPYFEKSKSTYKEI; from the coding sequence ATGCAAATCGAAAAAAATAAATTAGAAACAGTAAAAACAAAGCTATCTACGATTTTACAAAAGAAAAGTAGTCGTAGTCAAGGGGTTTGTTTTAATGATAATAGATCTAAAAAGAGTATTGAAAAAGGTTTTTTAGCACATAAAGATGTTATTCAAAATAAATCTTTTCACGAGAATGAAAATAGAAACAAAAAGTCATGGTTTATTGATAAGTCACCTATACACGGAAAAGGAGTTATGGCAGGTAAAAGTTTAAATAGAGAAGAAGAATTAGGTAAGGTAGCTTCCTTGAATAAAAATGGGATTGATATAACTTCAGATTTTGGCTCTTTAATTAACCACCAATCCGATAAGAAAGCGAACGCAAGTTTGGAGAAGGAGGGAAATAACTTTATCCTTAAGATGAATAAATCAATAGATGTTGGGGAAGAAATAACCACAGATTACGACAATGCTGATCCTTATTTCGAAAAAAGTAAATCTACTTATAAAGAAATATAG